The Vreelandella piezotolerans genomic interval TGGTATAGACGTCCACCTCGTTGGCCGCATTCTCCGCCAGCTCGCCAAGCTGTAGGGAGGTAATCGAACAGGCGTGCTCTACCACTTCTAGCCCGCGCCCCACTTCACCCTCGGCATCCGGCAGGGTTTTACCGTGCTCTTCGGTGATCAAGGCGGCAAGTTCCGCTGTATTCTCGCGAATCAACGCCTGCAGTTTGAGCATGATGCGCATGCGCTTGCCGAGCGGCACTTTGCGCCACTCTTTGAACGCTGTTTTGGCGCTGGCGATGGCGCGCTCGACTTCTTCGGACGTACAGAACGGTACTCGCGCCACCACTTCCTGGGTGGCAGGATTCACCACATCGCGCCACTCTTGGCTTTGCGACATGACCGGCTGGCCATCGATGTACATCGGAATTTCACGAACGGACATGATGCGTTTCCTCAGCTTGTGTTTGTTATGGGATCGAATAGGGAACCGTTAGGGTATATCAGCAAGTTGACGTAAACGTCAATTAGCCACTGGACAAAGACAATATGCCCTCCGCCCGACGATTTGGCTTTCCCTCTCGGTAAGGGCATCGCTATGCTGAGACAATGACGTATCATTACTCACCCTCGTGAGATGCGCTGTGGTGATCACAAGGAGGTATCCATGCAGACGTTTAGCTGCCGCTGTGGCAATCCGCTGTTTTTCGAAAATACCCACTGCTTGGCCTGTGAGTCGGAGGTTGGCTGGTGCCCCGCGTGTTGTAACATCGTGGCGCTGGAACCGTTGGATAGCGGCGGCTACCGCTGTACCCATGAAGACTGCGGCACGGCACTAATGAAGTGCCACAACTATTCCGTCGAAAACGTCTGCAACCGGATGGTGGTGATGACCGACGGGCACGCCGATACGCTATGCGACTGCTGCCGCTACAACGAGGTGATTCCCGACCTAGAGGTCGAGGGCAACCGGGAACGCTGGGCAGCGCTGGAGAGCGCCAAACGGCGGCTTTTCTATACGCTGGATTTGCTCAAGCTTCCCCACGGCGTCGAGGGCGAGGACATCCGCGTCCCACTGAGTTTTTCGTTCATGGCCGATGCGCTGCCCGACCAAGGGCTGTGGCGCTCCACGGCAAACCAAGAAAAAGTTTACACCGGCCACGCCAATGGCCATATCACCATCAACGTCAAAGAGGCCGATGACGTCGAGCGTGAGCGGCTGCGTGTCGACATGAATGAATCCCACCGTACGTTGATCGGCCATTTTCGTCACGAAATCGGCCACTACTACTGGGACCTACTGGTCAAAGACCAAGATGAAGCCGCCAGCATTCGCGTGTTCGGCAACCACAACCATCCCACCTATGGCGACGCCCTAGAGCAGTACTATCAGCAAGGCGCGCCGGCAGACTGGCCCACACGGTTCATCT includes:
- a CDS encoding zinc-binding metallopeptidase family protein, with product MQTFSCRCGNPLFFENTHCLACESEVGWCPACCNIVALEPLDSGGYRCTHEDCGTALMKCHNYSVENVCNRMVVMTDGHADTLCDCCRYNEVIPDLEVEGNRERWAALESAKRRLFYTLDLLKLPHGVEGEDIRVPLSFSFMADALPDQGLWRSTANQEKVYTGHANGHITINVKEADDVERERLRVDMNESHRTLIGHFRHEIGHYYWDLLVKDQDEAASIRVFGNHNHPTYGDALEQYYQQGAPADWPTRFISAYAAMHPWEDFAETFAFYLDMVAVLDTALHMGLSRAEYDGSLESMLQAFHQVGLTVNELNRDMGLLDLAPGVLAPAVHEKLAYLHDLIQRENASPKTA